The DNA sequence ACAGCACGGTGCGCCGCTCCTTGGTCCAGGTGTCCAGCAGCTGGTCCTGCAACTGCACCCGGGTCAGCGCGTCCAGCGCCCCGAACGGCTCGTCCATCAGCAGGACTTCCGGGTCCACGGCGTACGCGCGGGCGATCGCGCAACGCTGCTTCATCCCTCCGGAGAGGGCCTTGGGCAGGGCGTCGGCGAAGTCGGCGAGCCCGACCAGCTCGATGGCGTGTTCGGCGCGGCGCCTGCGCTCGGCGGCGGGGACATGTGCCAGCTTCAGCCCGAACTCGACATTGCCGCGCACCGTCAGCCAGGGGAACAGCGCGTACTGCTGGAAGATCACACCACGGTCCGGGCCCGGCCCGGTGACGGGCGCGCCGTCCACCGTGACCGTGCCGGAGGTGGGCTCCACCAGTCCGGCCGCCATGCTCAGCAAAGTCGACTTGCCGCAGCCGGACGGCCCGACGACCGCGACGAACTCCCGGTCCTCGATGTCCAGGGAGACACTGCCG is a window from the Streptomyces luomodiensis genome containing:
- a CDS encoding ABC transporter ATP-binding protein; this translates as MSTKISFRDVAKTYPMKNTTFTALGSVSLDIEDREFVAVVGPSGCGKSTLLSMAAGLVEPTSGTVTVDGAPVTGPGPDRGVIFQQYALFPWLTVRGNVEFGLKLAHVPAAERRRRAEHAIELVGLADFADALPKALSGGMKQRCAIARAYAVDPEVLLMDEPFGALDALTRVQLQDQLLDTWTKERRTVLFITHDVDEAVYLAGRVVVMAARPGRIHRVIDVDLPYPRTEEIRLSPEFARIRNDVWTQVYHQSPADSAA